GGCTGATCATCTACAGCGGCGAAAGCGACGCACTTTACCATCGGCTGGTCGATGCCTACTGCCGGGAGGGATGCACGCTGCGCCAGGCCACTCTCGAAGATGTCTTTCTGCGCCTGACCGGCCGGGAGCTGCGGGAATGAGCGAAGGGCAAACGACCGCGATCACCCGGCGCTTCCTGCGCGTCTGGCAGCGCAATCTGCTGGTCTACCGGCGGACCTGGAAAATCAATTTCCTGCCGCCGCTGCTCGAACCCCTTTTCTACCTGCTTGCCTTCGGCGTGGGGCTGGCGGTTCTGGTCGGCAGCGTCAGCTACCGCGGCAGTGAGGTCTCTTACGTTGCCTTCATCGCCCCGGCCCTCATCGCCGTCAATGCCATGAACAGTGCCTTTTTCGAAAACACCTACGCCTCATTCGTCCGCATGTACTACCAGAAGACCTTCGACGCCATGCTGGCGACCCCCCTGTCCCTGCCGGAGATCATCAGCGGGGAGATCCTCTGGGGGGCGACCAAGTCGGTCATCGGTACGGCGATCATGATGACGGTCATCAGCGCTTTCGGCCTGCTGCACTATCCGCACGCCCTGCTGCTGCTGCCAGTCGCCCTTTTGGGCGGCCTCGCTTTCGGCGCCGTCGGCATGCTCTTCACCTCGATTGTTCCCAATATCGAGACCTTCAACCTGCCGGTCTTCCTTTTCGTCACGCCGATGTTCCTCTTCAGCGGCACCTTTTTCCCACTGGAGAATCTTCCGCCGTGGGCGCAGTCACTGGCCCGGCTGCTCCCCCTCACCCATCT
The DNA window shown above is from Desulfuromonadales bacterium and carries:
- a CDS encoding ABC transporter permease, producing the protein MSEGQTTAITRRFLRVWQRNLLVYRRTWKINFLPPLLEPLFYLLAFGVGLAVLVGSVSYRGSEVSYVAFIAPALIAVNAMNSAFFENTYASFVRMYYQKTFDAMLATPLSLPEIISGEILWGATKSVIGTAIMMTVISAFGLLHYPHALLLLPVALLGGLAFGAVGMLFTSIVPNIETFNLPVFLFVTPMFLFSGTFFPLENLPPWAQSLARLLPLTHLVNLTRALSFGRFDGEGAWAVAYLALFAAVFFPLALWRMQRRLIK